One region of Sulfurisphaera ohwakuensis genomic DNA includes:
- a CDS encoding HypC/HybG/HupF family hydrogenase formation chaperone, with protein sequence MCWAVPAKVVSIDSDVIATVDLGQNTLKKVAIGVDDVKIGDYVMVHAGVIIAKLRKEEVWENIKFISDQIRETAQLLGEDPEEAVKSYLESMKSILEDLGVKSDGR encoded by the coding sequence GTGTGTTGGGCAGTTCCAGCTAAAGTTGTTTCAATAGATTCCGATGTTATAGCAACGGTAGATCTAGGTCAAAACACATTGAAGAAGGTAGCAATAGGAGTTGATGATGTTAAAATAGGGGACTACGTAATGGTTCATGCGGGAGTTATAATAGCAAAGCTCAGAAAAGAAGAAGTTTGGGAAAACATTAAGTTCATCTCCGATCAGATAAGGGAGACGGCCCAGCTATTAGGAGAAGATCCTGAAGAAGCTGTAAAAAGTTATCTGGAGAGTATGAAGAGTATTCTTGAAGATTTAGGGGTGAAAAGTGATGGAAGATAA